The nucleotide sequence CATAAATATGTAATACATAACACATTGTTGCAAGGCGGAATTACTAGAAATGAAACTACATTTACGGCGAGTCCAACAAGAAATGTATATAAATTGGATGTTGGAAGTACACTTAAAATAAAACGAAATACATACAAACTAGTTTATAGTTTTAATACTAAAGAAACTAAATTATCTTCCTCTCATGGCTACGGGTCTTTTACATATGCAAGAAGTTTTTAAAAAAAAGTAATTGTATTAAATAGAAGCTAAAACAATATAAAATTAGGTTCATATATTTTTTTTCATATACATTTGTACCTTCAAAAAAATATTTATGGCTAAGAATTTAGTAATTGTTGAGTCACCTGCAAAAGCAAAAACTATAGAAAAGTTTTTGGGTAAAGATTTTAAAGTGGAGTCTAGTTTTGGACACATTTCAGATTTACCGTCTAAAGAGTTGGGTGTAGATGTAGAAGGAGATTTTGATCCAAAATATGAAGTCTCTAAAGATAAAAAAGCAGTAGTAAAAAAGTTAAAAGAGCTGGCTAAGAAAGCTGAAATGGTTTGGTTAGCTAGTGATGAAGATAGAGAAGGAGAAGCAATTGCTTGGCACTTAGCAGAATCTTTAAAATTAGATAAAGCTAAGACAAAACGTATTGTTTTTCACGAAATCACAAAAACTGCTATTCAGAAAGCAGTAGAAAATCCAAGAAGTATAGATTATAACTTAGTTGATGCTCAACAAGCACGACGAGTATTAGATCGTATAGTAGGTTATGAATTATCTCCTGTTTTGTGGCGAAAAGTAAAAGGGGGGCTGTCTGCAGGGCGTGTGCAATCTGTTTCTGTAAGGTTAATTGTAGAACGCGAACGCGAAATTCAAAATTTTAAACCACAAGCATCTTATAGAATTGATGCCGAATTTTCTAATACTGCCGGGCAATCATTTAAAGCGAAATTACCTAAGAATTTTACAACAAAAGAAGAGGCATATCAATTTTTAGAAGCTAATGCAACTGCAAATTTTAGTGTAGCGAGTTTAGAAAAGAAACCTGCCAAAAAATCGCCAGCTGCACCATTTACAACATCAACACTACAACAAGAAGCATCACGTAAATTATATTTTTCTGTTAGTAAAACGATGACAATGGCTCAGCGTCTATATGAAGCTGGTCTTATTACTTATATGAGAACAGACAGTGTAAATTTATCTGATGATGCAAGACAAGCAGCCGAAATAGAGATAAACCAAGCTTACGGACCTGAATATAGTAAGTCTAGAAATTATAAAGGAAAGTCTAAAGGAGCGCAAGAAGCTCACGAAGCAATTCGTCCCACAGATTTCTCTAAACATACTGTAGGTATCGATAGAGATCAAGCTAGATTGTACGAGCTTATCTGGAAACGTGCTATTGCATCACAAATGAGTGAAGCACAATTAGAACGTACTAATGTTAAGATTTCTGCATCAACACATAGCGAGCAATTTAGTGCTAATGGAGAAGTAATTAAATTTGATGGATTTTTAAAAGTATATTTAGAAGGTACTGATGATGAGAATGCAGAACAAGAAGGAATGTTACCTGCATTACAAGAACAAGAAACATTGCTTAATAAATATGTTACAGCAACACAGCGTTATACACGACCTCCATATAGATATACAGAAGCTTCATTGGTAAAACAACTTGAAGAATTAGGAATTGGACGACCATCTACATATGCGCCAACCATATCTACAATTCAGAATAGAAATTATGTAGAAAAAGGAACTATTGAAGGTGAAGAGCGAAAATATACACAGTTAGTACTTAGTGAGGGACAAGTAAAAGACAATCAGCTTTCAGAAAAAGTTGGATCAGATAAAGGTAAATTGGTTCCAACAGATATAGGAATGATAGTAACAGATTTTTTAGTCAATCATTTTGAAACCATTTTAGATTATAATTTTACTGCAAAAGTAGAAGAAAGCTTTGATGATATCGCTGACGGTAAAGAGGATTGGAAAAAAATGATGAAAGATTTTTATATAGATTTCCATCCTAAGGTAGAAGATGTTCAAGAAAATGCAGAAAGAGAATCTGGAGAGCGTATTCTTGGAGAAGACCCAAAAACAGGAAGACGAGTAAGTGTTCGCTTAGGGAAGTTTGGACCAATGGTACAGATAGGAACTGTAGATGATGAAGAAAAGCCAATATTTGCAAGCTTATCTCCAGAACAACAATTAAACACAATTACTTATGAAGAAGCAATGGATTTGTTTCAACTTCCAAAAAACTTAGGTAATTATAAAGATGAAGAAATAAGTGTTAATAATGGTCGTTTTGGTCCTTATGTAAAATTTGGCAAAAAATTCATTTCATTGCCAAAAGGAGTAGATCCATTAACAGTAGAGATGGATGATGCGATTGTGCTTATTGAAGAAAAAGAAAAAGCAGATGCTCCTATATATACATATAAGGAGTTGCCAGTACAAAAAGGAAAAGGGCGTTTTGGACCATTTATTAAATGGAACAATATGTTTATTAATGTCAATAAAAAATACGATTGGGATAATTTATCAGATTCAGATATCGTAGAGCTTATTGAAGACAAAATTCAGAAAGAAAAAG is from Flavobacteriaceae bacterium and encodes:
- the topA gene encoding type I DNA topoisomerase: MAKNLVIVESPAKAKTIEKFLGKDFKVESSFGHISDLPSKELGVDVEGDFDPKYEVSKDKKAVVKKLKELAKKAEMVWLASDEDREGEAIAWHLAESLKLDKAKTKRIVFHEITKTAIQKAVENPRSIDYNLVDAQQARRVLDRIVGYELSPVLWRKVKGGLSAGRVQSVSVRLIVEREREIQNFKPQASYRIDAEFSNTAGQSFKAKLPKNFTTKEEAYQFLEANATANFSVASLEKKPAKKSPAAPFTTSTLQQEASRKLYFSVSKTMTMAQRLYEAGLITYMRTDSVNLSDDARQAAEIEINQAYGPEYSKSRNYKGKSKGAQEAHEAIRPTDFSKHTVGIDRDQARLYELIWKRAIASQMSEAQLERTNVKISASTHSEQFSANGEVIKFDGFLKVYLEGTDDENAEQEGMLPALQEQETLLNKYVTATQRYTRPPYRYTEASLVKQLEELGIGRPSTYAPTISTIQNRNYVEKGTIEGEERKYTQLVLSEGQVKDNQLSEKVGSDKGKLVPTDIGMIVTDFLVNHFETILDYNFTAKVEESFDDIADGKEDWKKMMKDFYIDFHPKVEDVQENAERESGERILGEDPKTGRRVSVRLGKFGPMVQIGTVDDEEKPIFASLSPEQQLNTITYEEAMDLFQLPKNLGNYKDEEISVNNGRFGPYVKFGKKFISLPKGVDPLTVEMDDAIVLIEEKEKADAPIYTYKELPVQKGKGRFGPFIKWNNMFINVNKKYDWDNLSDSDIVELIEDKIQKEKDKLIHHWEAEGIRVEKARWGRHNIIQGKTKIELAKTIDVSNFTLEEVQALIEKNAPKKKKRATAKKK